From the Streptomyces syringium genome, one window contains:
- a CDS encoding leucyl aminopeptidase, whose product MTALTLSTSSAATLRADAVVVGVAKGPKGPVVAPGAEAVDKAFDGKLAAVLETLGAAGGEGEVTKLPAPSGLKAPLVLAVGLGDVPAKGDGYDEEALRRAAGVAARALSGTKKAAFALPVDDAEAVSAVAEGALLGAYSFNAYRGNGNGSAKKGDAKAADKSAPLAEVAVLGAKPRDKAAKAAVERAVAVAEEVNRARDLVNMAPNDLHPKSFAAAVQAAAKEHGLKVEVLDEKALLKGGYGGLMGVGQGSLNPPRLVRVAYTHAKAKKTIALVGKGITYDSGGISLKPAGHNETMKCDMAGAAAVFASVVAAAKLGVEVNVTGWLALAENMPSGNATRPGDVLKMYSGKTVEVLNTDAEGRLVLADALTRASEENPDAIVDVATLTGAMVLALGNRTFGVMANDDAFRTSLYEIAEEVGEQAWPMPLPAELRKGMDTPVADLANMGERMGGGLVAGLFLKEFVGEGITWAHLDIAGPAYHESAPYGYTPKGGTGSSVRTLVRLAERTAAGDLG is encoded by the coding sequence GTGACTGCTCTGACTCTCAGCACATCCAGTGCGGCGACGCTGCGCGCGGACGCCGTCGTCGTCGGTGTGGCGAAGGGCCCGAAGGGCCCCGTCGTCGCACCCGGCGCCGAAGCCGTCGACAAGGCGTTCGACGGGAAGCTGGCCGCCGTTCTGGAGACCCTCGGCGCCGCGGGCGGCGAGGGCGAAGTGACCAAGCTCCCCGCTCCGTCCGGCCTCAAGGCCCCCCTCGTGCTGGCGGTCGGCCTCGGTGACGTCCCCGCGAAGGGCGACGGCTACGACGAGGAGGCGCTGCGCCGCGCCGCCGGTGTCGCGGCCCGCGCGCTGTCGGGTACCAAGAAGGCCGCGTTCGCCCTGCCGGTCGACGACGCGGAGGCCGTCTCGGCCGTCGCGGAGGGTGCGCTGCTCGGTGCGTACTCCTTCAACGCCTACCGCGGCAACGGCAACGGCTCCGCCAAGAAGGGCGACGCCAAGGCCGCCGACAAGAGCGCGCCGCTCGCCGAGGTGGCGGTCCTCGGGGCCAAGCCCCGTGACAAGGCGGCCAAGGCCGCCGTCGAGCGCGCCGTCGCCGTGGCCGAAGAGGTCAACCGCGCCCGCGACCTGGTGAACATGGCGCCCAACGACCTGCACCCGAAGTCCTTCGCCGCGGCCGTCCAGGCCGCCGCCAAGGAGCACGGCCTCAAGGTCGAGGTGCTGGACGAGAAGGCGCTGCTCAAGGGCGGCTACGGCGGCCTGATGGGCGTCGGCCAGGGTTCCCTCAACCCGCCCCGCCTGGTGCGGGTCGCCTACACCCACGCCAAGGCGAAGAAGACCATCGCCCTGGTCGGCAAGGGCATCACCTACGACTCGGGCGGCATCTCCCTGAAGCCGGCCGGCCACAACGAGACCATGAAGTGCGACATGGCCGGCGCCGCCGCCGTCTTCGCCTCGGTCGTGGCCGCCGCGAAGCTCGGCGTGGAGGTCAACGTCACGGGCTGGCTGGCCCTCGCGGAGAACATGCCGTCCGGCAACGCCACCCGCCCGGGTGATGTGCTGAAGATGTACAGCGGTAAGACCGTCGAGGTACTCAACACCGACGCCGAGGGCCGGCTGGTCCTGGCCGACGCCCTCACCCGGGCCTCGGAGGAGAACCCCGACGCGATCGTGGACGTCGCCACCCTCACCGGCGCCATGGTCCTCGCGCTCGGCAACCGCACGTTCGGCGTCATGGCCAACGACGACGCGTTCCGCACGTCGCTGTACGAGATCGCCGAGGAGGTCGGCGAGCAGGCGTGGCCGATGCCGCTCCCCGCCGAGCTGCGCAAGGGCATGGACACCCCCGTCGCCGACCTCGCCAACATGGGCGAGCGGATGGGCGGCGGCCTGGTGGCGGGCCTCTTCCTGAAGGAGTTCGTGGGCGAGGGCATCACCTGGGCCCACCTGGACATCGCGGGCCCCGCGTACCACGAGAGCGCCCCGTACGGCTACACCCCGAAGGGCGGCACCGGATCCTCGGTGCGCACCCTGGTGCGGCTCGCGGAGCGCACCGCCGCGGGCGACCTCGGCTGA
- a CDS encoding nicotinate-nucleotide--dimethylbenzimidazole phosphoribosyltransferase: MSGLNLDDFATLIERPDSGVRRDAEERRERIGPRPGSLGRLDELGEWLAAAQGAVPVKPVERARLLVFAGDHGVAGLGVSGGPAGGAVELVRAALAGESSAAILARRLGAGLRVVDMSLDCDPAELPEDVTRHRVRRGSGRIDIEDALTAEEAEAAFRAGMAIADEEADSGTDLVVLGDLSVGGTTAAGTLIAALCGTDASVVTGRGGAGIDDLAWMRKCATIRDALRRARPVLGDQLELLAASGGADFAAITGFLLQSAVRRTPVILDGVVSAACALVAQRVAFRAPDWWLAGQASGDPAQAKALDRMALNPLLDHGVSVGEGTGALLALPLVQAAAALAAELPERT, encoded by the coding sequence ATGAGCGGTCTGAATCTTGATGACTTCGCCACGCTGATCGAGCGGCCCGACTCCGGCGTGCGGCGGGACGCCGAGGAACGGCGGGAGCGGATCGGCCCGCGGCCCGGGTCGCTGGGGCGGCTGGACGAGCTGGGCGAGTGGCTCGCCGCCGCGCAGGGAGCCGTGCCGGTCAAGCCGGTCGAGCGGGCCAGGCTGCTGGTCTTCGCCGGTGACCACGGGGTCGCCGGGCTGGGGGTCTCCGGCGGCCCGGCGGGCGGTGCCGTGGAGCTCGTACGGGCCGCCCTGGCCGGTGAGAGCAGCGCGGCGATCCTGGCCCGGCGGCTGGGCGCGGGGCTGCGGGTGGTCGACATGTCGCTCGACTGCGACCCGGCCGAGCTGCCCGAGGACGTGACCCGCCACCGGGTGCGGCGCGGTTCGGGCCGGATCGACATCGAGGACGCGCTGACCGCCGAGGAGGCGGAGGCCGCCTTCCGCGCCGGGATGGCGATCGCCGACGAGGAGGCCGACTCCGGCACCGATCTCGTCGTGCTCGGCGACCTGAGCGTCGGCGGCACCACGGCGGCCGGCACCCTGATCGCCGCGCTGTGCGGCACCGACGCCTCCGTGGTCACCGGCCGTGGCGGCGCGGGTATCGACGACCTGGCGTGGATGCGCAAGTGCGCCACGATCCGGGACGCGCTGCGCCGGGCCCGGCCGGTCCTCGGTGACCAGCTGGAGCTGCTGGCCGCGAGCGGCGGCGCGGACTTCGCGGCGATCACCGGCTTCCTGCTGCAGAGCGCCGTGCGGCGCACCCCGGTCATCCTCGACGGCGTCGTCTCCGCGGCGTGTGCCCTGGTCGCCCAGCGGGTGGCGTTCCGGGCCCCCGACTGGTGGCTGGCGGGGCAGGCGAGCGGCGATCCGGCGCAGGCGAAGGCGCTCGACCGGATGGCGCTCAACCCTTTGCTCGACCACGGCGTCAGTGTGGGCGAGGGGACAGGGGCGCTGCTCGCTCTGCCACTGGTGCAGGCGGCCGCGGCCCTGGCGGCGGAACTCCCCGAGCGCACCTGA
- a CDS encoding phosphatidylglycerol lysyltransferase domain-containing protein: MGEVRVTPEDGARSGARPRRAAAFAVWYLRAVTFVNLLSAVWVSFGADIRRHNVEEFFTPYLLTAGFASALWSWVMAVTLRRRKRASWILNLVLSGVLLAILAVALFFREFNRHPLNWFSLVATAAFVVALLVGRREFYAKGDRANPKLASAVAAGGLLVTSLIAALLVTATNQATDDYRSTFLDRWHYGVMRLVSLAADDSSYRGISIPGWVDVFINVMSMVLLLLVVFAAFRARRATDPLTPEDEARLRALLDKHGDRDSLGYFALRREKSVIWSPTGKAAVTYRVVGGVSLASGDPIGDPEAWPGAIEPWLAEAREHGWIPAVMGASEEAGTIYARHGLDALEIGDEAIVETAEFTLDGRAMRTVRQAYNRVKRAGYTVRIRRHEDIPEAEMAELLLRADDWRDGETERGFSMALGRLGDPDDGRCVMLECRDGQGEPRAVLSFVPWGPEGLSLDLMRRDRQSENGLMEFMVIELLQQAKGLGITQVSLNFAMFRSVFERGSKLGAGPVLRAWRSLLSFFSRWWQIESLYRANAKYRPIWEPRFMLFEKSSDLLRIGVSSARAEGFLEAPGLPKWLNRKHLESRR, encoded by the coding sequence ATGGGAGAAGTCCGCGTGACTCCGGAGGACGGCGCCCGTAGCGGCGCCCGGCCACGACGCGCCGCCGCGTTCGCGGTGTGGTACTTGCGTGCCGTGACGTTCGTCAACCTGCTCAGCGCCGTCTGGGTGTCGTTCGGCGCGGACATCCGCCGGCACAACGTGGAGGAGTTCTTCACTCCCTATCTGCTGACGGCGGGCTTCGCGTCGGCGCTGTGGTCGTGGGTCATGGCGGTCACCCTGCGCCGGCGCAAGCGCGCCTCGTGGATCCTGAACCTCGTGCTGTCCGGGGTGCTGCTGGCGATCCTGGCCGTCGCGCTGTTCTTCCGGGAGTTCAACCGGCACCCGCTGAACTGGTTCTCGCTGGTGGCGACCGCCGCGTTCGTCGTCGCGCTGCTGGTGGGCCGCCGCGAGTTCTACGCCAAGGGCGACCGGGCCAACCCCAAGCTGGCCTCGGCCGTCGCCGCCGGCGGGCTGCTGGTCACCTCGCTGATCGCCGCGCTGCTGGTCACCGCGACCAATCAGGCGACCGACGACTACCGCTCGACCTTCCTCGACCGCTGGCACTACGGCGTCATGCGGCTGGTCTCGCTGGCCGCCGACGACAGCAGCTACCGGGGCATCTCCATCCCCGGCTGGGTCGACGTCTTCATCAACGTGATGAGCATGGTGCTGCTGCTCCTCGTGGTCTTCGCGGCCTTCCGCGCCCGCCGGGCCACCGATCCGCTCACCCCCGAGGACGAGGCGCGGCTGCGCGCCCTGCTCGACAAGCACGGCGACCGCGACTCGCTCGGCTACTTCGCGCTGCGCCGCGAGAAGAGCGTCATCTGGTCCCCCACCGGCAAGGCGGCCGTGACCTACCGCGTAGTCGGCGGGGTGTCGCTGGCCTCCGGTGACCCGATCGGCGACCCCGAGGCCTGGCCCGGCGCCATCGAGCCGTGGCTGGCCGAGGCGCGCGAGCACGGCTGGATCCCGGCCGTGATGGGGGCGAGCGAGGAAGCCGGCACCATCTACGCGCGCCACGGCCTGGACGCCCTGGAGATCGGCGACGAGGCCATCGTGGAGACCGCCGAGTTCACCCTCGACGGGCGCGCCATGCGCACGGTCCGCCAGGCCTACAACCGGGTCAAGCGCGCCGGTTACACCGTCCGGATCCGGCGTCACGAGGACATCCCCGAGGCGGAGATGGCCGAGCTGCTGCTGCGCGCCGACGACTGGCGCGACGGGGAGACCGAGCGCGGCTTCTCCATGGCGCTGGGCCGGCTCGGCGACCCGGACGACGGGCGCTGCGTGATGCTCGAATGCCGCGACGGCCAGGGTGAACCGCGCGCGGTCCTCAGCTTTGTGCCGTGGGGGCCCGAGGGGCTGTCGCTGGATCTGATGCGGCGTGACCGCCAGTCGGAGAACGGCCTGATGGAGTTCATGGTCATCGAGCTGCTCCAGCAGGCCAAGGGGCTCGGCATCACCCAGGTGTCGCTGAACTTCGCGATGTTCCGGTCGGTCTTCGAGCGCGGCTCGAAGCTCGGGGCGGGTCCCGTGCTGCGGGCGTGGCGTTCGCTGCTCAGCTTCTTCTCCCGCTGGTGGCAGATCGAATCGCTGTACCGAGCAAATGCGAAATACCGCCCCATCTGGGAACCTCGGTTCATGCTGTTCGAGAAGAGCAGTGACCTGCTGCGGATCGGCGTCTCCAGCGCCCGGGCCGAGGGCTTCCTCGAGGCCCCGGGCCTCCCCAAGTGGCTCAACCGCAAGCACTTGGAGAGCCGGCGATGA
- a CDS encoding helix-turn-helix transcriptional regulator produces MRAARLIKMVLLLQSRPSMTGAELARQLEVSERTVARDVSALSEAGVPVYADRGRTGGYRLIGGYRTRLTGLGRTEAEALFLSGVPSALREMGLADAASAARLKVSAALLPELSDAPTSAAQRFHLDAPGWWQPAEPPELLPAIADAVWDDRWITARYLRSDTEVERELEPYGLVLKAGVWYLAARADGDHRVYRVDRFTAVAVGEQRFARADDFDLPAFWDERAAQFTRSLLRERVELRLTPEGVRRLPYAMDRAAARESLAEAAGPDGQGRITVTLPVESLDVAYEQLLALGPEAEVLGPPHLRARCAEAAARGAALYAGRRGTSSPPGA; encoded by the coding sequence ATGCGAGCGGCCCGGCTGATCAAGATGGTGTTGCTGCTCCAGTCCCGGCCCTCGATGACGGGTGCCGAGCTGGCGCGGCAGTTGGAGGTCTCGGAGCGCACGGTCGCACGGGACGTGTCGGCCCTGTCGGAAGCCGGTGTCCCGGTCTACGCCGACCGCGGCCGGACCGGCGGCTACCGCCTCATCGGCGGCTACCGCACCCGCCTTACAGGTCTGGGCCGCACCGAGGCCGAAGCGCTGTTCCTGTCCGGGGTGCCGTCGGCGCTGCGCGAGATGGGCCTGGCGGACGCCGCCTCCGCCGCCCGCCTCAAGGTCTCGGCGGCCCTGCTGCCCGAGCTGAGCGACGCCCCCACGAGCGCGGCCCAGCGTTTCCACCTCGACGCCCCCGGCTGGTGGCAGCCCGCCGAACCCCCCGAGCTGCTGCCCGCCATCGCGGACGCCGTGTGGGACGACCGGTGGATCACCGCCCGCTACCTCCGGTCGGACACCGAGGTGGAGCGGGAGCTGGAGCCGTACGGGCTCGTCCTGAAGGCGGGCGTCTGGTACCTGGCGGCCCGGGCGGACGGCGACCACCGGGTCTACCGCGTGGACCGCTTCACGGCGGTCGCCGTCGGCGAGCAGCGCTTCGCACGCGCGGACGACTTCGACCTGCCCGCGTTCTGGGACGAGCGGGCGGCGCAGTTCACCCGGTCGCTGCTGCGCGAGCGGGTGGAGCTGCGCCTCACCCCCGAGGGCGTCCGTCGGCTGCCGTACGCGATGGACCGTGCGGCCGCGCGGGAGTCCCTCGCCGAGGCGGCCGGCCCGGACGGGCAGGGGCGCATCACCGTCACCCTGCCCGTCGAGAGCCTCGACGTCGCGTACGAGCAGCTGCTCGCCCTCGGCCCGGAGGCGGAGGTGCTGGGCCCGCCGCACTTGCGCGCCCGCTGCGCGGAGGCGGCGGCGAGGGGCGCGGCGCTGTACGCCGGGCGGCGGGGGACATCCAGCCCGCCCGGCGCTTGA
- the sucB gene encoding 2-oxoglutarate dehydrogenase, E2 component, dihydrolipoamide succinyltransferase — protein MAVSVTLPALGESVSEGTVTRWLKAEGERVEVDEPLLEVSTDKVDTEIPAPASGILASIKVAEDETVEVGAELAIIDDGSGAPSEPAPAAAEAPAAQVESSPAPVAEVPAPAAPAEEAPAAPAAPAGAAEGTPVVLPALGESVTEGTVTRWLKEVGDSVDVDEPLLEVSTDKVDTEIPAPVAGTLLEIVVGEDETAEVGAKLAVIGVAGAAPAAAAAPAPAAPAEAPAPAPVAQPEPTPAPAAPAPAPVQAAPAAAPAAPVQAAAPAAAPAPAAPAAPVTPAAPAAPVSGAEADGAYVTPLVRKLAAENGVNLATVQGTGVGGRIRKQDVVAAAEAAKQAAAAPAPAAAAAAPKAPAVEASPLRGQTVKMTRMRKVIGENMMKALHGQAQLTSVVEVDITKIMRMRNKAKDAFAAREGVKLSPMPFFVKAAVQALKAHPVVNARINDDEGTITYHDVENIGIAVDAEKGLMTPVIKGAGDLNIAGIARKTAELAGKVRTNKISPDDMSGATFTISNTGSRGALFDTVIVPPNQVGILGIGATVKRPVVINHPELGETIAIRDMTYLALSYDHRLVDGADAARYLTTVKQLLEAAEFEAEIGL, from the coding sequence ATGGCGGTTTCCGTAACCCTGCCGGCGCTCGGCGAGAGCGTGTCCGAGGGCACCGTCACCCGTTGGCTCAAGGCCGAGGGTGAGCGAGTGGAGGTCGACGAGCCGCTGCTCGAGGTCTCCACCGACAAGGTCGACACCGAGATCCCGGCCCCCGCGTCCGGCATCCTGGCCTCCATCAAGGTCGCCGAGGACGAGACGGTCGAGGTCGGCGCCGAGCTGGCCATCATCGACGACGGCTCCGGCGCCCCGAGCGAGCCGGCCCCGGCCGCCGCCGAGGCCCCGGCCGCCCAGGTCGAGTCCTCCCCGGCGCCCGTCGCCGAGGTCCCGGCCCCGGCCGCGCCCGCCGAAGAGGCTCCGGCCGCTCCGGCGGCTCCCGCCGGTGCCGCCGAGGGCACCCCGGTCGTGCTCCCCGCGCTGGGCGAGTCCGTCACCGAGGGCACCGTCACCCGCTGGCTCAAGGAGGTCGGCGACAGCGTCGACGTCGACGAGCCGCTGCTCGAGGTCTCCACCGACAAGGTCGACACCGAGATCCCGGCTCCGGTCGCGGGCACCCTGCTCGAGATCGTCGTCGGTGAGGACGAGACCGCCGAGGTCGGCGCCAAGCTCGCCGTCATCGGTGTCGCGGGTGCCGCTCCGGCCGCTGCCGCCGCCCCCGCCCCGGCCGCCCCGGCCGAGGCTCCGGCGCCGGCTCCGGTCGCGCAGCCCGAGCCCACCCCGGCTCCGGCCGCCCCGGCTCCCGCTCCGGTCCAGGCCGCCCCCGCCGCAGCCCCGGCTGCTCCGGTCCAGGCCGCCGCGCCCGCCGCCGCCCCGGCGCCGGCCGCTCCCGCCGCCCCGGTCACCCCGGCTGCTCCGGCCGCCCCGGTCTCCGGTGCCGAGGCCGACGGCGCGTACGTCACGCCGCTGGTGCGCAAGCTCGCCGCCGAGAACGGTGTCAACCTGGCGACGGTCCAGGGCACCGGCGTCGGTGGCCGCATCCGCAAGCAGGACGTCGTCGCCGCCGCCGAGGCCGCCAAGCAGGCCGCCGCCGCCCCGGCGCCGGCCGCCGCTGCCGCCGCGCCGAAGGCCCCCGCGGTCGAGGCGTCGCCGCTGCGCGGTCAGACGGTCAAGATGACCCGCATGCGCAAGGTCATCGGCGAGAACATGATGAAGGCGCTGCACGGTCAGGCTCAGCTGACCTCCGTGGTCGAGGTGGACATCACCAAGATCATGCGGATGCGCAACAAGGCCAAGGACGCCTTCGCCGCCCGTGAGGGCGTCAAGCTGTCCCCGATGCCGTTCTTCGTCAAGGCCGCCGTCCAGGCGCTGAAGGCCCACCCGGTCGTCAACGCCCGGATCAACGACGACGAGGGCACGATCACCTACCACGACGTCGAGAACATCGGCATCGCGGTGGACGCCGAGAAGGGCCTGATGACCCCGGTCATCAAGGGTGCCGGCGACCTCAACATCGCGGGTATCGCCCGGAAGACGGCGGAGCTGGCCGGCAAGGTCCGCACCAACAAGATCAGCCCGGACGACATGTCGGGCGCGACCTTCACGATCAGCAACACCGGCTCGCGCGGTGCGCTGTTCGACACGGTCATCGTGCCCCCGAACCAGGTCGGCATCCTCGGTATCGGTGCGACCGTCAAGCGCCCGGTGGTCATCAACCACCCGGAGCTCGGCGAGACCATCGCCATCCGCGACATGACGTACCTGGCGCTCTCCTACGACCACCGTCTGGTGGACGGCGCCGACGCGGCCCGCTACCTGACCACGGTCAAGCAGCTCCTGGAGGCTGCCGAGTTCGAGGCCGAGATCGGTCTCTGA
- a CDS encoding adenosylcobinamide-GDP ribazoletransferase: MTDTRPDPGGARPAPATPGDALRFAFGTLTVLPVRVTRWDRPAARGGMLAAPLAGLVVGGFAALAGALFLLLGAGPMLAAVATVAVPAVLTRGLHLDGLADVADGLGSGKPAADALRIMKQSDIGPFGVVTLLLTLLGQVAALHELYSGSWARGALAALVAALAARCALTLASRAGVPPARPEGLGAAVAGVVSGRSALLVAALTVCAAAAAGALLGTYEEPHQGPYALAFEAARAGTAALAALAGGELLLRHCTRRFGGVTGDVFGALAETSATVALLALALG, translated from the coding sequence ATGACCGACACGAGACCTGACCCCGGAGGGGCACGGCCCGCCCCCGCGACGCCCGGCGATGCCCTCCGCTTCGCCTTCGGCACACTCACCGTGCTGCCCGTGCGCGTCACCCGCTGGGATCGCCCGGCGGCCCGCGGCGGCATGCTGGCGGCACCGCTGGCGGGCCTGGTCGTGGGCGGTTTCGCGGCTCTGGCCGGGGCGCTGTTCCTGTTGCTGGGCGCCGGGCCGATGCTCGCCGCGGTGGCCACGGTGGCGGTGCCGGCGGTGCTCACCCGGGGGCTCCACTTGGACGGTCTCGCGGATGTCGCCGACGGGCTGGGCAGCGGCAAGCCCGCCGCCGACGCGCTGCGGATCATGAAGCAGTCGGACATCGGCCCCTTCGGCGTCGTCACCCTGCTGCTGACCCTGCTGGGCCAAGTGGCCGCCCTCCACGAGCTGTACAGCGGGAGCTGGGCGCGCGGCGCCCTCGCGGCGCTGGTCGCGGCCCTCGCCGCGCGTTGCGCCCTGACCCTCGCCTCCCGTGCGGGGGTGCCCCCGGCGCGGCCGGAGGGGCTCGGGGCCGCCGTCGCGGGAGTGGTGTCCGGGCGCTCGGCGCTGCTGGTCGCGGCGCTGACCGTGTGCGCGGCAGCGGCGGCGGGCGCGCTCCTCGGCACGTACGAGGAACCGCACCAGGGCCCGTACGCCCTCGCGTTCGAGGCGGCGCGGGCGGGTACCGCGGCGCTGGCCGCCCTGGCCGGCGGGGAACTGCTGCTGCGGCACTGCACGCGGCGCTTCGGCGGCGTCACCGGCGATGTCTTCGGCGCCCTGGCCGAGACGTCGGCGACGGTCGCGCTGCTCGCGCTGGCGCTCGGCTGA
- a CDS encoding GntR family transcriptional regulator yields the protein MAPPVVHSLRDQIREHILEGIVSGRWQPGERIVERRIAAELLVSQTPVREALRELESLRLIESAPNKGVRVRDLTAADLRESYPVRAGLEQVAAELAAPVLAEDVSALEPEVAALYEADRAGDGEAQVRHTVAFHREIVKAAGNSVLLHTWESLGIEVWTTLSIRWLSPEPRAHAEDHAEIVAAFRRRDPRIGELLRTHVLSCAPRV from the coding sequence ATGGCCCCACCCGTCGTCCATTCGCTGCGCGACCAGATCCGCGAGCACATCCTCGAAGGGATCGTCAGCGGGCGCTGGCAGCCGGGTGAGCGGATCGTCGAGCGCCGGATCGCGGCGGAGCTGCTGGTGAGCCAGACGCCGGTGCGTGAGGCGCTGCGCGAGCTGGAGTCGCTGCGGCTGATCGAGTCGGCACCCAACAAGGGCGTCCGGGTCCGCGATCTGACCGCCGCCGATCTGCGGGAGAGCTATCCGGTGCGGGCGGGCCTGGAGCAGGTGGCCGCCGAGCTGGCCGCCCCCGTCCTGGCCGAGGACGTCTCGGCCCTGGAGCCGGAGGTGGCCGCGCTGTACGAGGCGGACCGGGCCGGCGACGGCGAGGCGCAGGTGCGGCACACGGTGGCCTTCCACCGCGAGATCGTCAAGGCCGCGGGGAACTCCGTCCTGCTGCACACCTGGGAGTCGCTGGGCATCGAGGTGTGGACCACCCTCTCGATCCGCTGGCTGAGCCCGGAGCCGCGCGCGCACGCGGAGGACCACGCGGAGATCGTGGCGGCGTTCCGGCGGCGCGATCCGCGGATCGGCGAGCTGCTGCGGACCCATGTGCTGAGCTGCGCGCCCCGGGTCTGA
- the lpdA gene encoding dihydrolipoyl dehydrogenase has protein sequence MANDASTVFDLVILGGGSGGYAAALRGAQLGLDVALIEKNKLGGTCLHNGCIPTKALLHAGEIADQAREAAQFGVKATFEGIDIAGVHKYKDDVIAGLYKGLQGLVASRKVTYIEGEGRLSSPTSVDVNGQRIQGRHVLLATGSTPKSLPGLEIDGNRIISSDHALVLDRVPKSAIVLGGGVIGVEFASAWKSFGTDVTIVEGLKHLVPVEDENSSKLLERAFRKRGINFSLGAFFEKAEYTADGVKVTLANGKEFEAEILLVAIGRGPVSQGLGYEEQGVAMDRGYVLVDEYMQTNVPTISAVGDLVPTLQLAHVGFAEGILVAERLAGLKTVPIDYDGVPRVTYCHPEVASVGITEAKAKEIYGADKVVALKYNLAGNGKSKILKTAGEIKLVQVKDGAVVGVHMVGDRMGEQVGEAQLVYNWEALPAEVAQLIHAHPTQNEALGEAHLALAGKPLHSHD, from the coding sequence GTGGCGAACGACGCCAGCACCGTTTTCGACCTAGTGATCCTCGGAGGCGGTAGCGGCGGTTACGCCGCTGCCCTGCGCGGAGCGCAGCTGGGTCTGGACGTCGCCCTGATCGAGAAGAACAAGCTTGGCGGCACCTGCCTGCACAACGGCTGCATCCCCACCAAGGCGCTGCTGCACGCCGGTGAGATCGCGGACCAGGCTCGTGAAGCCGCGCAGTTCGGTGTCAAGGCCACCTTCGAGGGCATCGACATCGCGGGCGTCCACAAGTACAAGGACGACGTGATCGCCGGCCTGTACAAGGGCCTGCAGGGCCTGGTCGCCTCCCGCAAGGTGACCTACATCGAGGGCGAGGGCCGTCTGTCGTCCCCGACCTCCGTCGACGTGAACGGCCAGCGCATCCAGGGCCGCCACGTCCTGCTGGCGACCGGCTCCACGCCGAAGTCGCTGCCGGGCCTGGAGATCGACGGCAACCGCATCATCTCCTCGGACCACGCCCTGGTCCTGGACCGCGTGCCGAAGTCCGCGATCGTGCTGGGCGGCGGCGTCATCGGCGTCGAGTTCGCCTCCGCGTGGAAGTCCTTCGGCACCGACGTGACCATCGTCGAGGGCCTCAAGCACCTCGTCCCGGTCGAGGACGAGAACAGCTCCAAGCTGCTCGAGCGCGCCTTCCGCAAGCGCGGCATCAACTTCTCGCTCGGCGCCTTCTTCGAGAAGGCCGAGTACACCGCCGACGGCGTCAAGGTCACCCTGGCCAACGGCAAGGAGTTCGAGGCCGAGATCCTGCTCGTCGCCATCGGCCGCGGCCCGGTCTCGCAGGGCCTGGGCTACGAGGAGCAGGGCGTCGCGATGGACCGCGGCTACGTCCTGGTCGACGAGTACATGCAGACCAACGTGCCGACCATCTCGGCCGTCGGTGACCTCGTCCCGACGCTCCAGCTCGCGCACGTCGGCTTCGCCGAGGGCATCCTGGTAGCGGAGCGACTGGCTGGTCTCAAGACCGTGCCGATCGACTACGACGGCGTGCCCCGGGTGACGTACTGCCACCCCGAGGTCGCCTCCGTGGGTATCACCGAGGCCAAGGCCAAGGAGATCTACGGCGCGGACAAGGTCGTCGCCCTGAAGTACAACCTCGCGGGCAACGGCAAGAGCAAGATCCTCAAGACCGCGGGCGAGATCAAGCTCGTCCAGGTCAAGGACGGTGCTGTCGTCGGCGTCCACATGGTCGGCGACCGTATGGGTGAGCAGGTCGGCGAAGCCCAGCTGGTCTACAACTGGGAGGCGCTGCCGGCCGAGGTCGCGCAGCTCATCCACGCGCACCCGACGCAGAACGAGGCCCTTGGCGAGGCCCACCTGGCCCTGGCCGGCAAGCCGCTGCACTCGCACGACTAA